The Gemmata palustris genome includes a region encoding these proteins:
- a CDS encoding DUF1559 family PulG-like putative transporter gives MKRRIAFTLIELLVVIAIIAILIGLLLPAVQKVRSAAARLQSQNNVKQIMLANHSFHDANGIVPPLSAVAVPGSGQPVSGYFWILPYIEQDNVYKLGIANGGAWPGPPPNTEADRRAGLSASAKKIKTYLSPRDPSNPSDTWTEGNGGTWAHCSYGMNHAVYGTPVDPVADVNNINLVTKGNGRLTLTSITDGTSNTVGIAEQYAVCGPSSNSTDNLNHKLWAYNIQWYYTQGPYFDTRLMTSTGTTITATSTSAPPQSQPTVAACDPYRVQAADGVCVVGMMDGSVRGVTPGVDQTAWCRALWPMDGLVLGDF, from the coding sequence TTGAAACGACGAATCGCCTTTACACTCATCGAGTTGCTCGTCGTGATCGCGATTATTGCGATCCTGATTGGCCTGCTACTGCCGGCCGTTCAAAAGGTGCGGAGCGCAGCGGCTCGACTCCAGAGCCAGAACAACGTCAAGCAGATCATGCTGGCGAATCACAGCTTCCACGACGCGAACGGGATCGTTCCGCCGCTGTCGGCCGTCGCCGTCCCCGGTAGCGGCCAGCCGGTGTCGGGGTACTTCTGGATCCTCCCGTACATCGAGCAGGACAACGTGTACAAACTCGGCATCGCCAACGGTGGGGCTTGGCCGGGGCCGCCGCCCAACACCGAGGCCGATCGTCGGGCCGGGCTCTCGGCGAGCGCGAAAAAGATCAAGACCTACCTGTCGCCGCGCGACCCGTCCAACCCGTCGGACACTTGGACCGAGGGCAACGGTGGGACTTGGGCACACTGCAGCTACGGCATGAATCACGCAGTGTACGGCACGCCCGTCGATCCCGTCGCCGATGTTAATAACATCAACCTCGTGACGAAGGGGAACGGGCGACTCACCCTGACTTCCATTACGGACGGCACGTCGAACACGGTTGGGATCGCAGAGCAGTACGCGGTCTGTGGGCCGAGCAGCAACTCGACCGACAACCTGAACCATAAGCTGTGGGCTTACAACATCCAGTGGTATTACACTCAGGGGCCGTACTTCGACACACGGCTGATGACCAGCACGGGCACCACCATCACCGCCACCTCGACATCGGCCCCGCCCCAATCGCAGCCGACGGTCGCCGCGTGTGACCCGTACCGGGTGCAAGCGGCCGACGGCGTGTGCGTCGTCGGCATGATGGACGGTAGCGTCCGCGGCGTGACCCCGGGCGTCGATCAGACGGCCTGGTGCCGCGCCCTCTGGCCGATGGACGGCCTCGTCCTCGGCGATTTCTAA
- a CDS encoding HNH endonuclease, with translation MSNGTHFVQYFNIEKMGRFPNGADALSTTRMGVYSKLAAVQQAKGGTVYVISGFGKPKTYVLWEAFTIEDIVKQDDQFVVSGPGRVLLPPAVLSGADFEKFKSACANFIGFRKIDDQKYTDTLKHLADANTKAQLAPACEQFCDELVKAFPKMGDAYYYRAHTRQHLGNSAGAKTDYEQAIKLGTNFPDEARAGAAGPPPETQGGNKKQEPEKSAGGIAAQVVAKGVFAGKPPTGVSEVAWRGVLQRRGAEDFRQKVLSAYGSKCAVTSADAEAVIEVALIDPEGPNELKNAIPLRADLRTLFDLNLLRVHPKTRKVFLADSVQNGSYARLWARTLRAPTSKDAAPDFAALQKRWNSAK, from the coding sequence ATGTCCAACGGCACGCATTTTGTTCAGTATTTCAACATCGAGAAGATGGGGCGCTTCCCCAACGGGGCCGATGCCTTATCGACCACGCGCATGGGCGTGTACTCCAAGCTCGCGGCCGTGCAGCAGGCCAAGGGCGGCACGGTGTACGTTATCAGTGGGTTCGGCAAACCCAAGACATACGTGTTGTGGGAAGCGTTTACCATTGAAGATATCGTCAAGCAGGACGATCAGTTCGTCGTTTCCGGGCCGGGCCGCGTTCTGCTCCCGCCGGCCGTACTGTCGGGCGCGGACTTCGAGAAGTTCAAATCCGCGTGTGCCAACTTCATTGGGTTTCGCAAGATCGACGATCAGAAGTACACCGACACACTCAAGCACCTCGCTGATGCCAACACGAAGGCCCAACTCGCGCCCGCCTGCGAACAGTTCTGCGACGAGTTGGTAAAAGCGTTCCCCAAGATGGGCGATGCGTACTATTACCGCGCGCACACGCGCCAGCACCTCGGCAACTCGGCCGGTGCGAAGACCGACTACGAACAAGCAATCAAGCTCGGCACCAACTTCCCCGATGAAGCCCGGGCGGGCGCTGCCGGACCGCCCCCGGAAACTCAGGGAGGCAACAAGAAACAGGAACCGGAGAAGTCAGCCGGTGGTATCGCGGCGCAGGTGGTCGCGAAGGGCGTGTTCGCGGGGAAGCCGCCGACCGGTGTGTCCGAAGTCGCGTGGCGCGGCGTACTTCAACGGCGCGGTGCCGAGGACTTTCGCCAAAAGGTGTTGAGCGCATACGGCAGCAAGTGCGCCGTCACCAGTGCGGACGCCGAGGCCGTCATCGAAGTCGCCCTCATCGACCCCGAGGGGCCGAACGAACTCAAGAACGCGATCCCGCTCCGCGCCGACCTCCGTACCCTGTTCGATCTGAACCTGCTCCGCGTTCACCCAAAAACGCGAAAAGTATTCCTCGCGGATTCGGTGCAAAACGGAAGTTACGCCCGTTTGTGGGCGCGCACACTTCGTGCGCCCACGAGCAAAGACGCGGCTCCCGACTTCGCAGCACTTCAAAAGCGGTGGAACAGCGCGAAGTAA
- a CDS encoding PVC-type heme-binding CxxCH protein: MYRFVPVVFLLALTAASAAAQPPTHQVKLNGHTFTLPEGFTIELAAGADLAPRPIVTALDEKGCLYVCDSSGSNDKVAEQLKNKPHRILRLESTKNNGTFDKQTVFVKNVMFPEGAMWLNGSLYVAAPPHILKFTDTNDDGVADKEEIWFDGKTLTGCANDLHGPYRGPDGYIYWCKGAFANQEHTVNGKKFSTRAAHVFRATPDGKNIEPVMTGGMDNPVDVVFTPGGDVIFTTTFFQHPGGGKRDGLVHAIYGGVYGKDHDVVYAHLWTSPQLMPVLTHMGPAAPCGLHRYESDQFGKDYANNIFCCQFNLRKVSRHVLVPKGSTYETQDSNFVVSDNIDFHPTDVIEDADGSLLVVDTGGWYKLCCPTSQLVKPDVTGAIYRVKKKGAHAVEDPRGRAIDLAKADTETLERLFRDPRPAVRQRVTDFLVTRPDKPNDISNSSKAIFIRAGTHNNPEETRLNALWAVSRLREPDFLFLARMMSKDGPVSSAAAHVLGLHRHKPAVSVLQRYLLEGSLPVRRACATALGRIGDATAIPTILTALTESTNDRALDHALTYALIEIGDASATARLLTEPSPAVRRAALAALEHIPNSDLSAPTVLAELDSRGTDLRETAWWIAGRHPQWGDQLADYFKAKLKGADKLSPAERDELAARLVKFTSNASIQKVLGESLAGAKPESARIALGVMARSGLKALPVVWRDALLAESQSLEDRTVLRDALTVFRILPATAKDYDTFVANVPRAKLWPGGVVPAEFRLALLAARPAGQELDAAATSSLLHQIGRDEPAADRAAAADVLLRAKLTAEQFSAIADVLNTTSPLDLAKLLNVFAKSTDENVGLALVKSLRDKAVRPTLRAELVKPILDKYPKAVKDEAEKLYAELAESHKDETARLEKLLAGLKPGDVRRGQLVFNSAKTNCVACHKVGYVGGTVGPDLTKIGSIRTERDLLESVIFPSASFVRSYEPVRVVTTDDRTLNGVLKKDAPDEIVIVVAADKEERVARAGIGSIAPSTVSLMPAGMEQLLTPQELADLIAFLKACK; encoded by the coding sequence ATGTACCGCTTTGTCCCTGTCGTGTTCCTCCTTGCACTGACCGCTGCATCGGCGGCCGCGCAACCGCCCACGCACCAAGTGAAGCTGAACGGCCATACGTTCACGCTGCCAGAGGGCTTCACCATCGAACTCGCGGCCGGTGCGGACCTGGCGCCGCGGCCCATCGTCACAGCGCTCGACGAAAAGGGGTGCCTCTACGTGTGCGATTCGAGCGGCTCGAACGATAAAGTCGCGGAGCAGCTCAAGAACAAGCCGCACCGCATCCTGCGCCTCGAATCCACAAAGAACAACGGCACGTTCGACAAGCAGACCGTGTTCGTGAAGAACGTGATGTTCCCCGAAGGCGCGATGTGGTTGAACGGCTCGCTCTATGTCGCGGCCCCGCCTCACATCTTGAAGTTCACCGACACCAACGACGACGGCGTCGCGGACAAGGAAGAGATCTGGTTTGATGGGAAGACGCTCACCGGCTGCGCGAACGACTTGCACGGCCCGTACCGCGGACCGGACGGTTACATCTACTGGTGCAAAGGCGCGTTCGCGAACCAGGAACACACCGTCAACGGCAAGAAATTCTCCACGCGCGCCGCCCACGTCTTTCGCGCGACACCGGACGGCAAGAACATCGAACCGGTCATGACTGGCGGCATGGACAACCCGGTCGATGTCGTGTTCACACCGGGCGGCGACGTGATTTTCACTACCACGTTCTTCCAGCACCCCGGCGGGGGCAAGCGCGACGGCCTCGTCCACGCGATCTACGGCGGCGTGTACGGCAAAGATCACGACGTGGTGTACGCCCACCTGTGGACGAGCCCGCAACTGATGCCGGTCCTCACGCACATGGGACCGGCCGCCCCGTGCGGGCTTCATCGCTATGAGAGCGATCAGTTCGGGAAGGACTACGCGAACAACATTTTCTGCTGTCAGTTCAACTTGCGTAAAGTGAGTCGGCACGTCCTCGTTCCAAAGGGCTCGACCTACGAAACGCAGGACTCGAACTTCGTGGTATCCGACAACATCGACTTCCATCCCACGGACGTGATCGAGGACGCGGACGGCTCGCTGCTCGTCGTGGACACCGGCGGTTGGTACAAGCTCTGCTGCCCCACCTCGCAACTCGTAAAGCCGGACGTGACGGGCGCGATCTACCGCGTGAAGAAGAAGGGCGCGCACGCGGTGGAAGACCCGCGCGGGCGCGCGATCGACTTGGCGAAGGCCGATACCGAAACTCTGGAGAGGCTGTTCCGCGACCCGCGCCCCGCGGTGCGCCAGCGCGTTACCGATTTCCTCGTAACGCGACCGGACAAACCGAACGACATATCCAATTCGAGTAAGGCCATTTTCATCCGCGCGGGCACTCACAACAACCCGGAAGAAACGCGCCTGAACGCGCTGTGGGCGGTGTCGCGGCTCCGGGAGCCGGACTTCCTGTTCCTCGCGCGCATGATGAGCAAAGACGGCCCGGTTTCGAGCGCGGCCGCACACGTCCTCGGCCTGCACCGGCACAAGCCCGCGGTGAGCGTACTGCAGCGGTACTTGTTGGAGGGTTCGCTGCCCGTCCGCCGGGCGTGTGCTACGGCCCTCGGCCGCATCGGAGACGCGACCGCGATCCCGACCATTCTCACCGCGCTGACGGAATCGACGAACGACCGCGCGCTCGACCACGCGCTCACTTACGCGCTCATCGAGATCGGCGACGCGAGTGCCACTGCGAGGTTGCTGACCGAACCGAGTCCCGCCGTCCGGCGCGCCGCGCTCGCGGCTCTCGAGCACATCCCCAACAGCGACCTCAGCGCGCCAACCGTTCTCGCCGAACTCGATTCGCGGGGCACGGACCTGCGTGAAACCGCGTGGTGGATCGCGGGGCGTCACCCGCAATGGGGCGATCAGCTCGCCGACTACTTCAAGGCGAAGTTGAAAGGCGCCGACAAACTCTCCCCGGCCGAACGCGACGAACTCGCGGCGCGGCTCGTCAAGTTCACATCGAATGCTTCGATTCAGAAGGTACTGGGTGAATCGCTCGCCGGTGCGAAACCCGAGTCGGCCCGGATCGCACTCGGTGTGATGGCACGTTCGGGGCTGAAAGCGCTGCCGGTTGTGTGGCGCGACGCGCTGCTCGCCGAATCACAAAGCCTCGAAGACCGCACCGTTCTTCGCGACGCACTCACCGTCTTTCGGATCTTACCGGCGACGGCGAAGGACTACGACACGTTCGTCGCAAACGTGCCGCGCGCGAAGCTCTGGCCGGGCGGGGTCGTCCCGGCGGAGTTCCGGCTCGCGCTCCTCGCCGCCCGCCCCGCCGGGCAGGAACTCGACGCGGCGGCCACGAGCTCCTTGCTCCACCAAATCGGCCGCGACGAACCGGCCGCCGATCGCGCCGCGGCCGCCGACGTGCTCCTGCGCGCGAAACTGACCGCGGAACAGTTCAGCGCGATCGCCGACGTGCTCAATACGACGTCGCCGCTCGACCTCGCGAAACTGCTCAACGTCTTTGCCAAATCGACGGACGAGAACGTCGGTCTGGCTCTGGTAAAGTCCCTGCGCGACAAAGCCGTGCGCCCCACGCTCCGCGCCGAGCTCGTGAAACCGATTCTGGACAAGTACCCGAAGGCAGTGAAAGACGAAGCCGAAAAACTCTACGCGGAACTGGCGGAATCACACAAGGACGAAACCGCACGTCTGGAGAAATTGCTCGCGGGCTTGAAGCCGGGCGACGTGCGCCGCGGGCAACTGGTGTTCAACAGCGCGAAGACGAACTGTGTCGCGTGCCACAAGGTCGGGTACGTGGGCGGCACGGTCGGGCCGGACCTCACCAAGATCGGGAGCATCCGCACCGAGCGCGACCTGCTCGAATCCGTTATCTTCCCCAGCGCAAGTTTCGTCCGCAGCTACGAACCGGTCCGCGTCGTCACGACCGATGATCGCACGCTCAACGGTGTGTTGAAAAAAGACGCCCCGGATGAAATCGTCATCGTGGTCGCGGCGGACAAAGAGGAGCGCGTCGCCCGAGCCGGTATCGGAAGCATCGCGCCGAGCACCGTTTCACTTATGCCCGCCGGAATGGAGCAACTCCTTACTCCGCAGGAACTAGCGGACCTGATCGCGTTTCTCAAGGCATGTAAGTGA
- the gatB gene encoding Asp-tRNA(Asn)/Glu-tRNA(Gln) amidotransferase subunit GatB, with product MAEPYKIVIGLEVHVQLLTKTKLFCGCLNKFGQAPNTATCPVCLGLPGSLPVMNERAFKLAMRAALALNCQIAGFTKWDRKNYYYPDLPKNYQISQYDLPFSHDGWLEINIAKDTKKEFVAKKIGIIRAHLEEDAGKNLHDESGKGADTLVDLNRTGTPLLEIVSHPDMTSAQEAIAFLEEIRLMLREIGASDCEMQEGSLRCDANVNIHVPVIGKEHAETGQDYHATQLVEIKNLNSFRAVGKAIDYEAKRHYEEYQKDTQGRFRFGRMLKTTAGWDDAKGVTVVQRHKEEAADYRYFPEPDLVPVVVNEAQIAEARAAMGELPQAQRKRLADQYGLPAYDAQVLTAKGRPTVAYFEAVAKALNDGKAAVNRMSDLVYPALTERKEEITAFPFDAAKFADFVRTGPTNSQDRRDVFKIMLDKGVTLEQAKSEAGIKDVDETSLRAAVVTAVAANPKAVADFKSGKDAAKMKIVGEVMKANKGVSNELVRRLVDEELARA from the coding sequence ATGGCCGAGCCGTACAAGATCGTCATCGGGCTGGAAGTTCACGTCCAGCTCCTCACCAAAACCAAGCTGTTCTGCGGGTGCCTCAACAAGTTCGGGCAGGCGCCGAACACCGCGACGTGCCCCGTGTGTCTCGGGCTGCCGGGGTCGCTGCCCGTCATGAACGAACGCGCGTTCAAGCTCGCGATGCGTGCGGCGCTGGCGCTCAATTGCCAGATCGCCGGGTTCACCAAGTGGGACCGCAAGAACTACTACTACCCCGACCTGCCGAAGAACTACCAGATCTCGCAGTACGACCTGCCGTTCAGCCACGACGGATGGCTCGAAATTAACATCGCGAAGGACACCAAGAAGGAGTTCGTCGCGAAGAAGATCGGCATCATCCGGGCGCACCTCGAAGAGGACGCGGGGAAGAACCTGCACGACGAAAGCGGCAAGGGCGCGGACACGCTCGTGGACCTCAACCGCACCGGTACGCCGCTGCTCGAAATCGTGTCGCACCCCGACATGACTTCGGCCCAGGAAGCGATCGCGTTCCTCGAAGAAATCCGGCTCATGCTCCGCGAGATCGGCGCTTCCGATTGCGAGATGCAAGAGGGCTCGCTGCGGTGCGACGCGAACGTGAACATCCACGTTCCCGTGATCGGTAAGGAGCACGCCGAGACCGGCCAGGACTACCACGCGACCCAGCTCGTCGAGATCAAGAACCTGAACAGCTTCCGCGCTGTGGGTAAGGCCATCGATTACGAAGCGAAGCGGCACTACGAGGAGTACCAGAAGGACACGCAGGGAAGGTTCCGCTTCGGCCGGATGCTGAAGACGACCGCGGGCTGGGACGACGCGAAGGGCGTCACCGTCGTCCAGCGCCACAAGGAAGAAGCCGCGGACTACCGGTACTTCCCGGAACCGGACCTCGTTCCCGTCGTGGTGAACGAAGCTCAAATCGCCGAAGCGCGGGCCGCGATGGGGGAGCTCCCGCAAGCCCAGCGCAAGCGCCTCGCCGATCAGTACGGGCTGCCCGCCTACGACGCCCAGGTGCTCACCGCGAAGGGGCGGCCGACGGTCGCGTACTTCGAGGCGGTCGCAAAGGCACTCAACGACGGTAAGGCCGCCGTGAACCGCATGAGCGACTTGGTCTACCCAGCACTCACCGAGCGCAAGGAAGAGATCACCGCGTTCCCGTTCGACGCGGCCAAGTTCGCGGACTTCGTTCGCACCGGCCCGACCAACTCGCAGGACCGCCGCGACGTGTTCAAAATCATGCTCGATAAGGGCGTGACGTTGGAACAGGCGAAGTCGGAAGCCGGGATCAAGGACGTGGACGAAACGTCGCTGCGGGCGGCGGTGGTTACAGCGGTCGCGGCCAACCCGAAGGCCGTCGCGGACTTCAAGAGCGGCAAGGACGCGGCCAAAATGAAGATCGTGGGCGAAGTGATGAAAGCGAACAAGGGCGTGTCGAACGAACTGGTTCGGCGCCTCGTGGACGAGGAACTGGCACGGGCGTAA